The Pseudomonas asiatica genome has a segment encoding these proteins:
- the der gene encoding ribosome biogenesis GTPase Der: protein MVPVIALVGRPNVGKSTMFNRLTKTRDAIVGDLSGLTRDRQYGDASWQGRSFILIDTGGITGDEVGMDEKMAEQSLMAIEEADYVLFLVDARAGMTAADQMIAEHLRKRNKEAILVANKIDNIDADVARAEFSPLGMGNAIPVAGSQGRGINALMEAVLGHLPRDQVEEALDAEVAEGEEAVRIPGPSEKDGIKIAIIGRPNVGKSTLVNRMLGEERVVVYDQPGTTRDSIYIPFERDDEKYTFIDTAGVRKRGKIHEEVEKFSVVKTLQAIKDANVVIFVMDAREGVVDHDLNLLGFALEAGRAIVIALNKWDGMEPGERDYVKTELERRLFFVDFADIHFISALHGTGVGHLYKSVQAAFKSAVTRWPTSRLTQILEDAVSEHQPPLVNGRRIKLRYAHLGGANPPLIVIHGNQTDKIPKSYSRYLENTYRRVLKLVGTPIRIEYKGGENPYEGKKNTLTDRQVNKKRRLMSHHKKAEKKRRDKR, encoded by the coding sequence ATGGTTCCCGTAATCGCCCTGGTGGGCCGCCCGAACGTCGGCAAATCCACCATGTTCAACCGCCTGACCAAGACCCGCGATGCCATCGTCGGTGACCTGTCGGGCCTGACCCGTGACCGCCAGTATGGTGATGCCAGCTGGCAGGGTCGCTCCTTCATCCTGATCGACACCGGCGGTATCACCGGTGACGAAGTGGGCATGGACGAGAAGATGGCCGAGCAGTCGCTCATGGCCATCGAAGAAGCCGACTATGTGCTGTTCCTGGTCGATGCCCGTGCCGGCATGACCGCTGCCGACCAGATGATCGCCGAGCACCTGCGCAAGCGGAACAAGGAAGCGATCCTGGTTGCCAACAAGATCGACAACATCGATGCCGATGTGGCACGCGCCGAGTTCTCGCCGCTGGGCATGGGCAACGCCATCCCGGTGGCCGGCTCCCAGGGCCGCGGCATCAACGCGCTGATGGAGGCCGTGCTCGGCCACCTGCCACGCGACCAGGTCGAGGAAGCGCTGGACGCCGAAGTCGCCGAAGGCGAGGAAGCGGTGCGCATCCCGGGCCCGAGCGAGAAGGATGGCATCAAGATCGCCATCATCGGCCGCCCCAACGTCGGCAAGTCGACCCTGGTCAACCGCATGCTCGGCGAAGAGCGCGTGGTGGTGTACGACCAGCCGGGCACCACCCGCGACAGTATCTACATCCCGTTCGAGCGCGATGACGAGAAGTACACCTTCATCGACACCGCCGGCGTGCGCAAGCGCGGCAAGATCCACGAGGAAGTCGAGAAGTTCTCGGTGGTGAAGACGCTGCAGGCGATCAAGGACGCCAACGTGGTGATCTTCGTCATGGACGCCCGCGAAGGCGTGGTGGACCACGACCTGAACCTGCTGGGCTTCGCCCTGGAAGCCGGCCGTGCCATCGTCATCGCCCTGAACAAGTGGGACGGCATGGAGCCGGGCGAGCGTGACTACGTGAAGACCGAGCTGGAGCGCCGGCTGTTCTTCGTCGATTTTGCCGACATCCACTTCATCTCCGCCCTGCACGGCACCGGCGTGGGCCACCTGTACAAGTCGGTGCAGGCCGCGTTCAAGTCGGCGGTAACCCGCTGGCCGACCAGCCGCCTGACGCAGATCCTCGAAGATGCCGTGAGCGAGCACCAGCCGCCGCTGGTCAACGGCCGCCGCATCAAGCTGCGCTATGCCCACCTTGGTGGTGCCAACCCGCCGCTGATCGTGATCCACGGCAACCAGACCGACAAGATTCCGAAGTCGTACTCGCGTTACCTGGAGAACACCTACCGCCGCGTGCTGAAGCTGGTCGGTACGCCGATCCGCATCGAGTACAAGGGCGGTGAGAACCCGTACGAGGGCAAGAAGAACACCCTCACCGACCGCCAGGTCAACAAGAAGCGCCGCCTGATGTCGCACCACAAGAAGGCCGAGAAGAAGCGCCGCGACAAGCGCTGA
- a CDS encoding RHS repeat-associated core domain-containing protein, producing the protein MGLQRKTVSLFYCDGDIHARLRDQDSRTVFRGGEQALAEWTGSAVQNVSLLSVNKSGSVNGVGHQGRWERFDYTAYGHCSSLSAGRSLLGFNGEYYDNLIQGYMLGNGYRFFNRMRFNSPDSFAPFKVLNAYGYCDGDPINYTDSSGHLGESLKPLLKPAGYKESKKFMREMDDLASSLKAKIDNLDYSPGMGKRKASKLKKHFTHFLQSTEDSTNSHMSRLAQLKLNSPQGYWRASEKVDFPSVLGRLGQAFKFFGTAANFVFYQMQLPGPPRPKLSRSQSYKGALTGGETFNGALRSTRSLDRLNLTAEAFTIRAE; encoded by the coding sequence ATGGGGCTTCAGCGTAAAACTGTGAGTCTGTTTTATTGTGACGGTGATATACATGCGCGCCTTCGTGATCAAGACAGTCGAACCGTGTTTCGAGGGGGGGAGCAAGCATTAGCTGAATGGACTGGCAGTGCTGTACAAAATGTCAGCTTATTGTCGGTCAATAAATCCGGCTCCGTGAATGGCGTGGGGCATCAGGGGAGGTGGGAGAGGTTTGATTATACTGCTTATGGCCATTGTTCTTCCCTTTCGGCGGGCCGTTCCCTGCTAGGGTTCAATGGTGAGTATTACGATAATTTAATTCAGGGATACATGCTGGGGAATGGCTACAGATTTTTTAATCGCATGAGATTTAATTCTCCAGACAGTTTTGCACCTTTTAAGGTATTGAACGCATATGGGTATTGCGACGGGGACCCTATAAATTACACCGACTCGAGTGGTCATCTAGGGGAGTCTTTAAAACCCTTGCTCAAACCGGCAGGGTATAAGGAATCCAAGAAATTTATGAGGGAGATGGATGACCTGGCGTCATCGTTGAAGGCGAAGATCGATAATCTGGATTATTCTCCGGGTATGGGCAAACGCAAAGCTTCTAAGCTAAAAAAGCACTTTACTCATTTTTTGCAATCCACGGAAGATTCAACGAATTCCCACATGTCGAGATTGGCGCAGCTCAAACTAAATAGCCCCCAAGGCTATTGGCGTGCAAGTGAGAAAGTCGATTTTCCTTCGGTGCTGGGGCGTCTTGGTCAAGCGTTTAAGTTCTTCGGTACTGCAGCTAATTTCGTGTTCTATCAAATGCAGTTGCCGGGCCCGCCAAGGCCAAAGTTATCCCGTAGTCAGTCCTATAAAGGGGCGCTCACTGGTGGCGAAACATTCAACGGGGCCTTGCGCAGCACGCGCTCGCTGGATAGGTTAAATTTAACTGCTGAGGCTTTTACGATTCGTGCAGAGTAA